Within the Pseudarthrobacter sp. W1I19 genome, the region GCGTCACGGCCGAGGATGTGGCCAAGCGCCTCATCGACTTCGGTTTCCACGCCCCCACACTGTCCTTCCCGGTGGCAGGCACGCTGATGGTGGAGCCCACCGAGTCCGAGGACCTCGCGGAGATCGACCGCTTCATCGAAGCCATGATCACCATCCGTAAGGAAATCGACCAGGTGGCCGGCGGCGACTTCCCGGTGGAGAACTCCCCGCTGCGCAACGCGCCCCACACGGCAGCCGCCGTCGTCTCCTCTGACTGGAACCGTTCCTACCCGCGTGAGCAGGCCGCTTTCCCTGTGGCCTCGCTCCGCCAGGACAAGTACTTCCCGCCGGTGGGCCGCATCGACGGCGCAGCAGGGGACCGCAACCTGGTCTGCTCCTGCCCTCCGCTTTCCGAGTTCGAGGTTTCGACAAGCTCAACCACCGGATTGGAAGGCTGATCCCATGACTGAGAACTACACCGCGCTGTATGAGCAGCACAAGATTGCCGGCGCCTCCTTCACGGACTTCGGCGGCTGGCAGATGCCCCTGAAATACAGCTCCGAACTGGCCGAGCACCACGCCGTGCGCAACGCCGCCGGCCTGTTCGACCTCTCCCACATGGGCGAAGTCTGGGTCTCAGGCCCCGACGCCGCTGCATTCCTCGATTACGCACTGGTCGGCAAGCTGTCCGCCGTTGCCGTGGGCAAGGCAAAGTACTCGCTGATCTGCCAGGAAGACGGCGGCATTATCGACGACCTCATCTCCTACCGCTTGGCCGAAGACAAGTACCTGGTGATCCCCAACGCCGGAAACGCTGCGGTGGTTGCCGCTGTGCTGGCCGAGCGTGCCGCAAACTTCGATGTCACCGTGGAGGACGTGTCCGCCGAGACCTCGCTGATCGCCGTCCAGGGACCGAACGCCGAAGCCATCCTCCTGAAACTGGTTCCCGCCGCGCAGCACCCGCTGGTGACGGAGCTGAAGTACTACGCCGCTGTTGAGGTAGGCATCGCCGTCAACGGTACTGTCCAGGAACTGCTGCTGGCCCGCACCGGTTACACCGGCGAGGACGGCTTCGAGATTTACATCCCGAACGAGGACGCCGCCGGCCTGTGGGACGGGTTGCTCGAAGTCGGCGCCGGCCACGGGCTCATCCCCGCAGGCCTGGCCTGCCGCGACTCGCTCCGCCTCGAAGCCGGCATGCCGCTCTACGGAAACGAACTCTCCCGTGAAGGCAACCCCTACGCCGCCGGACTGGGCCCGGTTGTGTCGCTCAAGAAGGAGTCCGACTTCGTGGGCAGGGCCGTGCTGGCCGAGCTCAAGGAACTGGGCGCCGGTTCCACTTCCGGCCGCAAGCTCGTGGGCCTCAAAGGCCTGGGCCGCCGCGCCGGCCGCAGCCACTACCCCGTTCTCAAGGACGGCAACGTAGTGGGCGAGGTGACTTCAGGCCAGCCGAGCCCTACCCTCGGCTACCCGATCGCCCTGGCATACGTCGACGTCGAACACTCAGCACCCGGAACCGCCCTGGACATCGACCTCCGCGGCAAGGCAGAGCCGTTCGAAGTAGTAGAGCTCCCGTTTTACAAACGCCAGAAGTAACGGACCTGGGTTTCGACAGGCTCAACCACCGGTGGTTGAGCCTGTCGAAACCCTCGCGGCCCATCCAAACGCTCTCTCAATTAATGCGGGTTTAAACCAAACGCTCTCTCACTTTTCACACACCTAACTAAGGAAATACACATGGCGAAAGTTGTTGCTGAACTCAAATACTCGGCCGAGCACGAGTGGATTGCTTCTGACGGATCCGGGCCCACCGGCGTCGGAATCTCCGCAGTGGCTGCCGAAGCCCTGGGCGACATCGTGTACGTGGACCTGCCCGAGGTTGGCTCCACGGTGACCGCGGGGGAGACCTGCGGCGAGGTGGAATCCACCAAGTCGGTCTCGGACCTCTACGCACCCGTGACCGGCGAAGTGGTGGAGATCAACGACGAAGTGGTCTCCGATCCCGCCCTGATCAACAACGATCCCTACGGCGCCGGCTGGCTCTTCAAGGTGGCCGTCACCGAAGAGGGCCCGCTGATGTCCGCCGAAGAGTACGCAGCAGCCAACGGCGGCGAGCTGTGAGCGCCACTGCCGCAACAGCGGCCTTTGAGCAGGTAGTCTCCCCGTCGCTGGACGCCGACCTGTCCGCCCTGGACCCCGAGATCGCCGCGAAGATCGACGACGAACTCACCCGCCAGCGTGACGGCCTGGAGATGATCGCCTCCGAGAACCACACCGCCGTCGCCGTGATGCAGGCGCAGGGCTCGGTGCTGACCAACAAGTACGCCGAAGGCTACCCGGGCAAGCGCTACTACGGCGGCTGCGAGCACGTGGATGTCATCGAACAGCTCGCCATCGACCGGATCAAGGCGCTGTTCGGCGCGGAGTTCGCCAACGTGCAGCCACACTCCGGCGCCCAGGCCAACGCCTCGGTGATGCACGCGCTGATCAAGCCGGGCGACACCATCATGGGCCTGAACCTGGCTCACGGCGGCCACTTGACCCACGGCATGAAGATCAACTTCTCCGGCAGGCTCTACAACGTGGTGCCGTACGGCGTCCGCGAGGACACCCACACGGTGGACATGGCCGAGGTGGAGCGTCTGGCCCAGGAGCACAAGCCGGCGCTGATCGTGGCCGGCTGGTCCGCCTACGCCCGGCAGCTGGACTTCGCCGAGTTCCGCCGCATCGCCGACTCCGTTGGCGCCTACCTGATGGTGGACATGGCGCACTTCGCCGGCCTCGTGGCCGCAGGGCTGCACCCGTCGCCCGTGCCGCACGCGCACGTCACCACCTCCACCACGCACAAGACCCTCGCCGGTCCGCGCGGCGGCATCATCCTGACCAACGACGCCGGCATCGCCAAGAAGATCAACTCTGCGGTGTTTCCCGGTCAGCAGGGCGGCCCGCTGGAGCACGTGATCGCCGGCAAGGCTGTAGCGTTCAAGATCGCCGGATCCGCCGAGTTCAAGGAGCGCCAGGGGCGAGTCCTGGCCGGCGCCCGGATCCTGGCCGAGCGCCTGGTCCAGCCCGATGTCAGCGCCAAGGGCATCAGCGTGGTCTCCGGCGGCACCGATGTGCACCTGGTCCTCGTTGACCTGCGCAACTGCGAGCTCGACGGCCAGCAGGCCGAGGACCGGCTCGCGGCCATCGACATCACGGTGAACCGCAACGCCGTGCCGTTCGACCCCCGCCCGCCGATGGTCACGTCCGGCCTGCGCATCGGCACGCCCGCGCTGGCCACCCGCGGGTTCGGCGAGGACGCCTTCCGGGAGGTTGCGGACATCATCGCCGAGGCATTAACGGCCGACGCCGATGCAGACCTTTCGGGCCTGCGTCACCGAGTCGAGGCCCTCGCCGCCGCCCACCCGCTCTACCCGGGCGTCGCCGACGTCGCTAGTTGAGCACCAGGTTTCGACAGGCTCAACCACCGGTGGTTGAGCCTGTCGAAACCCCCTGAACCACCGCACCTCTTCTGTTAGGAATCGCGCATGGCTGTTGGAGTCTTTGACCTCTTTTCCATTGGCATCGGGCCTTCCAGTTCCCACACTGTGGGCCCGATGCGGGCTGCTGCCGTTTTTGCGGAGGAGCTCAAAGGCCTGGGCAAGCTCGCGGACGTGGCGTCGCTGCGGGTGGACCTTTATGGTTCGCTCGCGGCGACCGGCCACGGGCACGGCACCATGACCGCAGTCCTGCTGGGGCTGGAGGGGTTCCATCCGGAGCTGATCCTGCCTGACGAGGTGGAGGAACGGCTGGCCGCAATCGCCGATACCGGCACGCTGCAGCTGGCTGGTGCGGTCCCGCTGCCGTATGGGGTGAAGGACATGGTGCTGCGGCCGCTGACCGTCCTTCCCCGGCACACCAACGGCATGACGTTCACGGTGTCCGACGCCGAGGGCAACGTCCTGCACACCGCCACGTTTTTCTCGGTGGGGGGTGGTTTCATCGTCCGCGAGGGCGAGGAGGACGCGGCACAGCAGGAGCTCGAGGAATCCAAGAAGGAACTGCCGCTGCCCTTCCGCACCGCCGCCGAGCTGCTGGAGCACTGCCGGGCAACCGGCCTGGGCATCAGCGACGTGATGCGGGTCAATGAGGAGGACAGCCGCACTCCCGACGAGATCCGCGAAGGCCTGCTGCATATCTGGTCGGTGATGGAGGACTGCGTGGCCACCAGCCTGAAGCGCGAAGGCGTGCTGCCCGGGGGACTGAAGGTCCGCCGTCGGGCGCCGGACTGGTACGACCGGCTGAAAAAGGAAAGTTCACGGCCTGACAGTGAAGGCCAGGACGAGGACTTCTATGACCAGAAGTATTGGCAGGAGTGGGTTAACTTGATCGCGCTGGCGGTTAATGAGGAGAACGCCTCCGGCGGCCGGGTGGTCACCGCCCCCACCAACGGTGCGGCCGGGATCATCCCGGCGGTGCTGTTCTACGCGCTGCATTTCGCGCCGGGGATGGAGAACGCGTCGCAGGAGGACCGTGACGACGTTGTGGTGAAGTTCCTGCTCGCCGCCGGTGCGGTGGGGGTGCTGTACAAGGAGCAGGCGTCCATTTCCGGGGCTGAGGTGGGCTGCCAGGGCGAGGTGGGATCGGCGTCGTCCATGGCAGCGGCGGGACTGGCCGAGGTGATGGGCGGAACACCGGCCCAGGTGGAAAACGCGGCCGAGATCGCGATGGAACACAACCTGGGCCTGACCTGCGACCCCATCGGCGGCCTGGTCCAGGTGCCCTGCATTGAACGGAACGCGATCGCGGCGGCGAAGGCGATCAACGCCG harbors:
- the glyA gene encoding serine hydroxymethyltransferase is translated as MSATAATAAFEQVVSPSLDADLSALDPEIAAKIDDELTRQRDGLEMIASENHTAVAVMQAQGSVLTNKYAEGYPGKRYYGGCEHVDVIEQLAIDRIKALFGAEFANVQPHSGAQANASVMHALIKPGDTIMGLNLAHGGHLTHGMKINFSGRLYNVVPYGVREDTHTVDMAEVERLAQEHKPALIVAGWSAYARQLDFAEFRRIADSVGAYLMVDMAHFAGLVAAGLHPSPVPHAHVTTSTTHKTLAGPRGGIILTNDAGIAKKINSAVFPGQQGGPLEHVIAGKAVAFKIAGSAEFKERQGRVLAGARILAERLVQPDVSAKGISVVSGGTDVHLVLVDLRNCELDGQQAEDRLAAIDITVNRNAVPFDPRPPMVTSGLRIGTPALATRGFGEDAFREVADIIAEALTADADADLSGLRHRVEALAAAHPLYPGVADVAS
- the gcvH gene encoding glycine cleavage system protein GcvH translates to MAKVVAELKYSAEHEWIASDGSGPTGVGISAVAAEALGDIVYVDLPEVGSTVTAGETCGEVESTKSVSDLYAPVTGEVVEINDEVVSDPALINNDPYGAGWLFKVAVTEEGPLMSAEEYAAANGGEL
- a CDS encoding L-serine ammonia-lyase, with translation MAVGVFDLFSIGIGPSSSHTVGPMRAAAVFAEELKGLGKLADVASLRVDLYGSLAATGHGHGTMTAVLLGLEGFHPELILPDEVEERLAAIADTGTLQLAGAVPLPYGVKDMVLRPLTVLPRHTNGMTFTVSDAEGNVLHTATFFSVGGGFIVREGEEDAAQQELEESKKELPLPFRTAAELLEHCRATGLGISDVMRVNEEDSRTPDEIREGLLHIWSVMEDCVATSLKREGVLPGGLKVRRRAPDWYDRLKKESSRPDSEGQDEDFYDQKYWQEWVNLIALAVNEENASGGRVVTAPTNGAAGIIPAVLFYALHFAPGMENASQEDRDDVVVKFLLAAGAVGVLYKEQASISGAEVGCQGEVGSASSMAAAGLAEVMGGTPAQVENAAEIAMEHNLGLTCDPIGGLVQVPCIERNAIAAAKAINAAKMALWGDGSHRVSLDEVIVTMRETGKDMSSKYKETAMGGLAVNVVEC
- the gcvT gene encoding glycine cleavage system aminomethyltransferase GcvT, with the translated sequence MTENYTALYEQHKIAGASFTDFGGWQMPLKYSSELAEHHAVRNAAGLFDLSHMGEVWVSGPDAAAFLDYALVGKLSAVAVGKAKYSLICQEDGGIIDDLISYRLAEDKYLVIPNAGNAAVVAAVLAERAANFDVTVEDVSAETSLIAVQGPNAEAILLKLVPAAQHPLVTELKYYAAVEVGIAVNGTVQELLLARTGYTGEDGFEIYIPNEDAAGLWDGLLEVGAGHGLIPAGLACRDSLRLEAGMPLYGNELSREGNPYAAGLGPVVSLKKESDFVGRAVLAELKELGAGSTSGRKLVGLKGLGRRAGRSHYPVLKDGNVVGEVTSGQPSPTLGYPIALAYVDVEHSAPGTALDIDLRGKAEPFEVVELPFYKRQK